A window of Drosophila sulfurigaster albostrigata strain 15112-1811.04 chromosome X, ASM2355843v2, whole genome shotgun sequence genomic DNA:
ATCGAAGAGAAAGTCATCGATATGCATTTGGGGCAGCAACAGATCAATGCCCGAACTCTGTGTGACCTCTTGACCCGTGGCAAACTTATCTTTGGTAAACAGCGCCATGACATCGTTATCGAGCTGCTGCATCAGTATCTCAATCGTCTGATCGGGATCCCCAAAATCAGCGggttgctgcaattgcaattgttgcaatttCTGATTCGGTTTAActtcatcctcctcctcctcctcttcgcCCTCCTTCTCGGGTTGACTGAACGTATAGAGATACCAGCATTCCTGATTGATTGAGCCCAAGCAATAGGAACGTCCCTCGGGAAAGATGCTGTCCAAATATGTGACCTCCTCGTAGAAGCCTTTGTGCGGTGAATTCTGCACCTCGGGACGTGTGAAATTCTTGCGCGAATAGAAGATATCCGTGATCACTGTATAGCCCTCGACTTGGGCCAGTTTGAGCAATTGTTCCAAGCACTTGAGGGGCGTGGTGGTGCCGCAGGTCTTCAGTATCCAGCGGCGACGAGAGACAAACATGCTGCTCTCGCTGAGCAGGAATGCATCGATATGTTCGTTCTGTGTGAAACTGATTATTTCACATTTGACGTGGCGCAACAGATTCTCCCATTGATTGCGCGTTATGTTGCGCAAATCGCCCGTGGCACGTTCATCGAACCACACTTCCAACAGCTTCTCAACGCCCTCAAAGAAGTGCTCGCTCTCAATCTCCGGCGGCAGcgctgcaatttgcaattgttgtgcttgttgtttaTCCATTGTTTATCGGTTCGGCGGTTCGCTTCAGCGTCTGCTGGATGGAGATGGATAAATGAAGCGCTTCAAATGTTGCCCCTTAGAACTGCCTTTGCTAGTGCTGCCAAAAATATCGATGTTGCCACAACTATCTAGCTATCGATATTGTTTCGATGCTTTTGAAATGTGCTTAAACATCGATTTCTTTGCTTGGCAATAATCGATTTATGTTTTGCgggcaaaagtaaacaaattcatttattattcacaaaattgtTCTGtaagtttaattttttgctgttttatttcACACCACGGAATATTACTAGAAAATCAATCAGatataattgcataatttacatGTGTAGCTTCacatattattgaaataaaaatagttggaAAAGTACATTTACATTATTGACTGAATGATTTccgttaaaaataaaatttttccgaaaaATTAACGTTTGAAAAACgtacaaacacaacaacttGAAGCTCGTTAAAATACGAATAAAGTAGTTTgaacaaattgtattattttttatgttttattcaatttgaaagcaaatatatattatgtcTCCTACACACtcagttataattttttaaagttgATACATTTGTACATTCCATCGATGAAACATCAATAACATCGATGTATGAATTTATCGATGTTTCTCTCACCTCTAGTGCGGACCACATGTGCGACATTCAAACTGCCTCGAACCGGCTTGCTACATGGCCACTGCTCTTATCAGTCAAACAgctgttttacttttgctgCCTTAAGCTGCGCTTAACAGCGGATTCAAACTGTACGACTAAAACTGTAGAACTGTTGGCAGcattatgcaatttatttgctgcttaaattatttgccTGCTTAGCAGTGTTGATATTATAAGAAGTGCTAAGCACccacttttaatttgaatttatattacacTAATGTTAAAACATAAGTGGGCACATTTTAAATTGGAAACCTTTAACAGACAGTTCCCCTAAAACTGTTGGCATACATTGCTTAAATGCGGTATTTATCATTTACATTGTTTGACTAAAGTTCAACCAATTCaagtttttaaatgaattaaagtgTTGagctaaaactaaatataataactaaatatttaatttaataaattaatatttaatataggttaaagcattaacattaacatataTTTGGAGACTTTTTCAAATATCACACCACATAACTTtaagaaatgcttaaaaacaaaattattggtctaataaatattatttaatcagataaaattgttatttatgtcaactataattaataaataattgtatatttatatgaacaTTCAAAAAGCAACCCCCTAATGTATTAACATAGTTATTAACATTgtgataatatatttttgggtatttttGAAAAGTCACTTAAGTCATTATAAGCTTACCTGCAGAGCGGTCACACTGTTGCGTTTCGTCTCTGTTGTATGTTGTGAGTCGCGGTCGCCGTCACCGTTAAGCGTTttaacgtcgtcgtcgtcgttgccgtcgtcgtcgtgtttGCCGCCGtcgcaaaagcaaatacataCTACTGcatagagagaaagaaagagagagaagtgtGCGAATGAACGAACATTCaatgaaattatgaatatgtgaatttaaaaaagattCATTCTTAACGgcacaaataaaattcaaaaagaacGCGCTGTGCATCAAAGCAGAAAAGTatgtgtaaaataaaattgcgcTACGATTTGTTgcgtttttccttttcttttttgtgtgttgtttgtgtatCCCGTGTAACCGCTATgtgactttgtgtgtgtgagcgtgcgtgtgaatgtgtgtaaacgtgactctgtgtgtgtgtgtgtgtgtgtgtgtgtgtgtgtgtgtaagcgcgcctgagtatgtgtgtgtatgctttCGTTGGATGTTTGAAAAAGTGCATTGTAAAAATAGCCTGCAAATCGAATCAATGCAATTGTCgagcccaacaacaacaacaagagacaGATGCAGGcatgcgagagagagagagagagagagagagacaggagCAGTGTCTTGTCCAAGTTCAAGTCCAGTTCCCCCAGAAGAGTCATCGCAAGTCGATAGCAAGAATGCAACGCGAGTCATCGATAACATTTAGAATCGAATTGCCGACATTACTCCCCCTGCCCCTCCACCACCCTCTAAAGACAAGCGGCTACAATCACATTAACAACGTTTTTacgtttccattttttttattcttatttactTTTCACATGTGCTGATAAGATGACAGTCCCAACATTcgacgtgtgtgtgtttgcttactttttttatttttcgtttttctttcttccCCCTtttttatgatgatgatgattattattattattattagttagttccttttgctgttttttttccGATGCATGAACAAGATATGCCGCCattgaacaaatatttattagtaaTAGTATTTGGTTGCCTCAATTTACGCTTGGCGGGGCGATAAAACGCTGACGCCAGGCTTaagaatttgatttttttttgccttttgcttttttagaGGTTGCTCACATTACAAACACTCGCAGCGCATACGTAAGTGGAGCTTCTCACCTGTCTCCCTCCCTCCCAAACTCCCTAGAAACTTTGGATACAATGACACTTCCAAGTTGTCACCGGAGTTGAAATCGGAGTCGCTCTCGTAGTCAGCGAAACTAGCAAAGCGGTTATTCtcgttagttgttgttgttgctgttgttgtggatgTTGCATTGGAGTAAAACTCGTTTATTGCTTACGATGTTCAAAGTGGCACACATATTAAAATGctaacacaacaacaataaaaacaacataaaaactgaaaagtCAGCaagaaaaacgaacaaaagaaaagttcAACTTGCATTTGAATTGGCGATGTTATCgctatcgttatcgttatcgacTTGTCTTAATCCTCCTCCCACAACGCAGAGAAGATCGTCTATGCACAAgatccctctctctttctcgcatAGCTTCTCAACTGCAGCAGCTTCAGCTAATTAGCTAATAAGAAGAACAGTTAGTCAAGCAGCGAAAGAAGAGAGCGCGTGCAGCCTGCGGCTGAGAGAGCGCaaacagagagatagagagagagtgtgtaaGAGAGCGAACAGGAACATTtgtgagttttgtttttgctttctttggTTTTGCAGGCGAAAAACGTTGCGCAGGTTTTGCACGATTCTCATTCGCATTTGGACCGCAGACGCGGCAACAACGCCAAGCTTGCGAAACGCAAcggaacgaaacgaaacggcAAATGAAACAACGCCCCGTGGTCcgttttcaaataaaataacgtgtgtgtgcgcgacggtaaaaattattattcagtcaaccaaaaaagcaaaatgttgAGAAAAGAAACACACTAAAAAAcagttaaataatatttcaaacgCAGTGCAATtctaacaacagcaacaattgatAAAGTGCATTTAAAACGAACGCTGTTGATAAGCAGCTCCTTGCAATTTTTCATACGTTTCATTtcccttcttttttttgtggtaaatcaaaatttgtgcgctgttttttttttttggatatttttttgttgatccTGCGCGTGCGAGAGCGAGCggcaaatcaaaacaaatgtttttttttttgttgtgtgtgtttgttagtGTGTATTTGCTGTGACAGCCCTCGCTCTCGAGTATTgtgcaattttaatgcaacGTGTGTCAAATTCGGCCGTTTCATTTTTGGGtttgcgtttttctttttttttttgggtgtgtgtgaaaagtgaaagtgaaaatttaGCGCacaggcaacacacacagacacgcacgcacgcacacgccaggacacacacacacacagatacgcACTCAGAGTCAGGAACAAAAGCGAATGAGAACAAAGAGAGCGCGCGTctaggcagcagcagcagcagcgagagaGCACAGCGCCACCACTATTGtgtgagcgagagcgagagagagaacgcAGCAGGCTCTGGCTCAGGAATTTGGAATTTGGCACAGCGTGTGAAGCGCACGCATTAACACCCCCAACAAACACAGAGCACAATCCAGCAGCCTCTTCTCTAGTGCTTGTcgtgctctctcgctctggctTGCGCGTGTGCatgtgcgtgtctgtgtgtgtgtgtgtgcgtaaatCTAAGTACGTTCCTCAACTTACATACTACTTCCTCCCCCACTCTTTTTGCTATCTCTAGCATTAGTGAGTGTAATGCGCTAAACTCTCAAGTCAATTTTGCGTTGAAACgagacgcagcagcagcagcgcgaCGTTTTGTGACGTCAAgaggagcagcagcggcagcactcctacacacacacacacatgcataaacactgacatacacacaaacatacactgacacactcatactcacgTAATAACAATAAAGGATCCCATACCTCCATAAAGAAACGACGCAAGAAAGCGAGAGAAGAGAAGCGAGGCAGCACATTGTGTGCGTGcgagagcgagtgagtgagtgagcaacagtaacagcaacagcaacaacaacaacaaccgacaacaacaacagcaaatagcGATAACAACGTTGCAAAAAGGAGTCATAAAAAATGGAACAGCCGAGCATACTCGTCAAAATCCTGCATTCAATACCGCATGTGAATTACACATTTCGTCGGGTTAATGACACCTTCAATCCGGATAGCGATGTTTACCTCGAGGTGAGTACCATTTGGGGGAACccctaacacacacacacacacacacacttacacatagTTTAGTTTATGTGGTTCTTCTTCTTGGGAGCAGTGGAGTAGGTCTTTAAGTGGGTGCTCCACCAGCACTTGAGACCCGAACTCAGGAACTTGAGAacccgaaaccgaaaccgttTCTCGGTCCTCGTTCGCTTCCCACTGCACACACTGCACTTGAAGTGCGCTCCCATTTTACGTTGATTGcgttttgatttgtttaggtttttttttctttctttttgtttttttttgtggcccCCTCATAGTTAGTTTTTTGTTCTGTgctgttggtatatttattatatatgccTGCTCCTAATTCTTACGCTCTCTTTGTCACTATTTTGAACCCATCTcctgcgttttttttttgcctaccCGAAAAACAGACGCTCTCATTTACCTGTATGacgcgcgctctctctctctctctctctttcgctttctcTCCCGCTCTACCACTTAACTCTTCGCGTTTGTTGTCTCTCTTTCACAtggtttttcttgttgttgttgtagctgcaattgcacactcacatacacacaagaataagaacaacaacaaaaacctcTCAAAGTCGGATAAtaaatttccgaaattttcCCATTTTGTTTACGCCTTTTGTTGTCTGCTGCGTCGACGAGCCCTTTTTGTTTCATTCCCACAACgttccaacacacacaacggCGCTGTGCGCCATGTGCGCTGCATGTGCCCAGATTCTTATGTTCGGTCGTTCTCtctcctccgcctccgccttcgcctcctcgtcctcgtcctcttGTTCTTCTATTCCTTCTACTGTTACTCCTTCGTGGACAGCATCTGCACCTTCGACGGTTTATTCGCTGTGAAGAGGCAGCTCATTTCACTAAGGGGATTGGTGAATGGTAAATGAAAGATGTTGGTAAATTGGTCGATTGGTAGTTGTCAGTTGGGTTCAATGGATGAGCGGCAGCGGTTAGAGAGGCAAAGAGGGGCTACTACACACACTTCCGGCTtcccatttgttgttgtttggtttctTTTGATTGCCCGACGACGTTGTGTCGCTGtctcgctgtcgctgtctcgcTGAGTATCAATGGTACCCaaatcgaaaacaacaaaaaaaagtgtccAAACTAAAGGCAACCGAACTGGAGAAGCACTCACCTCAATTCGTAAACGTTCGACTGACTGCtggaatgactgactgactgtctgtccCACTGAGTGACTGACTTTCCAACttattgactgactgactgactaactgatcTGTCATTGTAGCTTACCCTTTCAAACCGTCGATTATCGCTCAACTGTCGGCATGATAAGAGACCCCCCAAAAAATACCTTAACGTTGCCATGTGCTAAGTGCCAACAACATTGACGTCAACGTGAATGAACAccaacataaacacacacacacacacacacacacacacacacagacacacaaaatgaaaggATGCCGTCGACGTAACCGTTGCCAAGGACGACGCCCAACGGCTATTTTAGCGGGTCAGCAGCCCTCGGATTTGGGTGTCGGAAATCATTGGTGATTTTTGCACAAGGTTTTCCCAATGACACACGACAAAATTCCCCGGCtgttaaatttgatttcaattagcATGGCGCATTTTCGGGATTCAGGATTTAGGATTTGGCcagagttgtgtgtgtgttgccggTTTTGCGTTACCGAACACCCGATGCCGAGCAACGATGCCTGTCCTGTGCCACAGCGTTGCCATTGTCAAATTCAGGTCAGCTGAGCGATTCCCGCTTCCCTCTCGAATGCTGTAatctcatctctctctctctctctctcttctctctccactctctgctactgctgctgcactcTCGAATTGTTGGCTGCCGGCTCGTGTCGTGGCTTTGCCTCGGCTTTGGCTTTActgctatattttttttttctactgctgctgcttctttttgCAATACGGATGTAGGTCAGCTGGGCGCGCTTTGCTGCATTGGGCGTAGTTTTTTACGCGCGTCAGCAAAACCAGAGTTCAGCTAAGTTGAGGTGAGGTGAGGTGAACTGAGACGCGACGAGGTGACGACTCGTCGCTCCAGGTGGCTACGACTTTCAAGCTATTTGCCGGCTATCGACAgctgtctccgtctctgtctgcGTGCTTGGAGCATCCCACATAACCTCCCCCCATGGGGGTTTAGGGGAGGTAGAGTATTGAGCTAAGTACGTCACATGGGATTACACCGAGTACCCACAATAGGGCTGACAATGAGCTACCACTTAAGCCAATTCTGTTTGCGGTTGGCTGGCAAATGAGCCCACTAAGCTAATCTGCTTATCGACTGGCTCTACTTCCTCTcttcactctccactctctctccctctctcactctctttctgtgtCTCTCCCTCGCTATCTGTTCGTCTGGTCTCAATATAGAAAGTAGAACGCGACATGCCCCAAAGGTAGCGGATGCAACGGAAGAAGAACCCCTAATAGaatcaacaacgaaaaaactatatacatatatatatatatgttgaTATTGCATAAGGATTTATTACTTGATAAGAAAAGGACGGAAAGACctaacgagagagagagagacagagagaagggGAGATAAACCTTGAGGGTATTTTACATACTGTTATGCAGtcggcaactgcaacaagagGGCGTTGTTCAAATGGTCTGCTCAATTCCCTCATTTGGTAATTGTCAAGGCGACAGCTTAGCACTCTTTTGTAATTCCTCTACTTTTGTAATTCCAACTATTTGTGAATAACATTCGAGTGTCTTAAGGGAAAGTTATACTTTGCTGATTGACGTCAATATCAATTGCTTAATTACCTTCAAGTTAAAACTGGTTAAATGTGTCGGAAATTTATAAGCTGAACAGAGACTTCGCGGGGGCGTTTATATTATTGTggtatatcattttattttacgaGAATAATACAAGAAAAGGaagagaaattaaataatataataactatcTTAGAATACTGAACTTCATATTAAATTGATCAGCTTTATACAAAGTTTGCTAGTCCAAACTTAGCTTAGAACCTAATTTGTTATAGAAGTAGTGAATTTTTCTGTAAACTGAAGCTTGGTTTATATTTTCATACacttatatacaaaattatagctGCACTTCAAATTGAGATTTGCGGTAAAACGAAGAGTTTATTGTTCCGCTAGCTCTTTATATTAATCGTTGCTCGACATAAAGAGTTCTTATTCCCTCTAGagatatacttttatataccCCAAGAGGTTATTaagcatacatatgtatataccaagTACTCTGAACGTCTGTAAGTTATGATTGCAGCTAGTCTAGTCTgttaattcaaattgcatttaatcagTCACTTGTCACACTCGCTGCGCGTCCACATCTGTGTGAGGGAGGGATAGGATAGGGAGTCCCTCTTCCTccggtgtgtgtgttgtcaaCCCTTTACCTCCCTCCTTCGCCCTCTTCCGCCCTGTTCCAAAACAAGTCTTTAGACATTGCATTTCtgctggctgttgctgctgctgttgttgatgatcAATTTAACCTTCAAATAGCAACACAATTGCTCTtgacaacaatgacaacaacagcgtcgAGTGTTGGTCCCAATCCCTCGTTGTCGATTCTCCCTTTCcgctctcttcctctccctctctatttACGTCTCTTGCGACTAGCGACAACCTCAACCTGGCACCCCTTCAATAGGTTTTACATTGCATTGCGTTatgatgtgatgtgatgtgatgaGTTGTGATGCTATGCGCTGCTTTCTAGTGTTCATGAAGAGCTTCTCCCTCTTTCCTCTGTCTCTCCTCTTCCATCTTGCATCGTGCATCTTCCATCTCCTCTTTAGCATTGCCTTCTCTTCAGCTTGTCGCTTGTCTAGGCATCCAAGGTGACGATGAcgcacagttgttgttgctgttgctattgctgcggGCAGCTGGCGGGGGGGAACTCGTTTTGACTGTACAACCCGCATACACCACACACTCTTCACACACCTCCTCCTCTTTCTCCCACCCATAGCGCTATCTACTAGTGATTCATTCGCTTTCGCACCCTTTTTTCTCCCACAGTTGCCCATTATAGTAGTATATCTATAAAATATCCCAGTTGTTTGTCCTGATCATTAGTTTATCAACTGTAGTACATAGTTCATTCCTTCACAGTACCCTATGTAGTTATATATCTAAAGATATCTATATTCTGTCTGCTATCAAATAAGTGCATCAACTGTAGTACATAGAAGGTCCATTACTTCAAAGTAATCTATAGCTATCAACGTGTTTGTCCTGTCTGCTGACGAGTTGCATAGACAACACTCTAAATGGTAGTACCTAAGAGGCTGAATACACTTCAGAGCAAGCAGCAAACACTCTAAGCAGCAGCATCTAGATGGCTCAATAGTTTAAACCAATTTGTAGTACATTTTCTCATTGAATTCTtcatcaatttaatatacctaAAGGATTTATTATACCAATACAGTCTACTTGGTAGTACCTAGAAGGTTCAATACTTTAGTACAATTTTTAGTAAATCTTCTCATCGCATTCTACGTCAGTCTAAACCTAGAAGGTTAATACTTCAGTACAATCTTTGGTCAATTTAATGTTtcctaaatatattttactaaataaaacaactttAAATAGTTCCTTTAAAGGCAAtttaaatacaagaaaaatgttggaactttatattatttaagtaaGAATAAATTAGGTTGTAAGGTCAGGACAAAAGTGTATGTGAACTATTTAAAAACCACAATGAAACTGCAGTTGTTGTGCACACAATTGGAAATGTATATGAACTGCCCTCGCTTGCGTCCCCTTGAGGCCAGCTGTTGAAGCAAGAGCTCAGCACTCTGAGCTCGGGTCTGTGGTCTCTATATTTAGAAAGACTATCCACATacagtatacaaaatatatcatacgAAAGTATCTCAAGCAAATTATCAGGCACTCtactgcctgcctgccagccTGCCTGCCAAAGTTGAGCTGCTGACTTTCATTTTGGgttattgcaattgaaaagcAATCCAAAAAGAGATGTTGAGAGAGCGCTCTCCCTTAGTCTCGGCCTCGGCAAAATAGTTTTTCCCCGGCTGTCTGCCTGCCTCCTGACTGTCAAatgcaaccacaacaaaaacaagacaaCACACAAGCTGGCAGCAggccgtctgtctgtctgtttgtctgtcagGCAGCTGCCCTCACATTTGCCAGatgcaaccaaaaaaaaaaaaaagtaaaagatacatacagatacatttgtatcttttgcttttacgTCTGCGGCTCTGTCATAAAATCTGCTGCCATTCAATCTCACATTTGGAGAATATGTCGCCcaactactatatatatatatatctgctCATATAGCATGTAGTATCtgctatatgtatatagcgTAAACTTTCCGATATATATTCCAGACATTCCAGTCTTGTGTGAGCAATCGGAGAGACCTTTTTCGCCTGCAACTcgaactgttgctgctgctgctttggctgtttATCTCATTTGAAGTTGGAGCTGTTTATTTGTGCAACAAGCGTCGTGTCGACTTTGGAACTTTGgaatgtttatttgcttttgctggcGGGCTGTGCTCtaatttggttttgatttcgATATACACACAGACGCATAAAAAGGGCGCCCCAAGCGACCTCTTTGCATCGtttacatatttcaaattctcTAAAACTGCCCCCAGACTTTGTctctcctcttcctctctctcgctctttctctcacacCTTACCAACTAAAAAGTTGCTAACTTAAGCACTTTGAATCgaccacacacatacacacaggcagagagtcagagacagagaacAGCCTTGGCCCACGCGCTTCGATTAACTCGACTACTAACTGTGCCTAACTGGTCCACTCAGCAGGTTTCTCCTGCTTCTCTCCTACCCCTTCACCATCATTTTGAATGCATATTTCAATGCCCAGTCATACTCCAAATAAACGTGCATGGCATAAGCAAGACGGGCATCTCCATCTCCTCCCCTTGGCTCTCTCCACCTTTAGCTTTGGTCGGATGTACAATACACTAGAGAAAAGAAACTGCTGAATAAGCAAGGAAGGAATAAAACCGATTAAGAGATCAATGCAGGACACAATTCTGGACTAAAAAACAAGCATTAATTCAATAGATTAATAATTTAGTCGAATGAATTTGAAACTTAAACTCGTTGAAGataaatttttttgtgcattttatggcataaaaagaagaaattctTTTGGTAGTTTCTAGGAaggaaaacaatatttaaaaacaaattcatttggtTGTTTAAAATGAAGATATTCTTTCGTTAGTTTCTAGAGAACATAAAAGATTATAACAAGAAAttcttttagttgtttttaaGGAATAAACAAGACAGAAAGCTATAGtccagtgtgctcgactgtcaTATACCCTCTAAGCATAATggaatttaatcaaaataacaCCCAAATCATTTGCAACTTAAAGTagtataatgaaattttactGACAAACGAGATTGACAAATAATTTGTGAaatcaacttcaacttcaacttcaacttgatCCTTTATCTTTCAATCTTATGGGAAATACTGCTTCATGAGTCACAACTCGTTCAAAATGCGGCTGCTaatctacaacaacaactacaacatgtaagaaagctgcagtcgagtgtgaacgactgtgagatacccgctacccattgtgaataaaagcaaaatagtgcggtattaaatGTAAGATATACCATATTAGTATACCGCGAAAtgctatacaaatataccaaaagctcaatatggtatattggtatTGTAGTACATTCGAAATATGCCAAGcgaaacaatgcggtattcattttaaagtattagtaacttgtatatttagtataccgcaaaatattaaaagcatACCAAAAGCCacatttggcatattgatatagtatagaaatataccatatagtgcaaaatataccagattgtcagccaaagcagctaagatcCATTTTTCGttcaataaaagtatttcttaaataatttcgacaatatttatctgatcgcaattaTAGTTATTGTATTTGCCAAGCCTTTTATAAACATTTCGtagaggcacaaagttataatacccttctatcttataggtagcgggtatataaAGTTCAAGTTCAAAAACGTTTCGATTTCAGTTTGA
This region includes:
- the LOC133847693 gene encoding S-adenosylmethionine decarboxylase proenzyme gives rise to the protein MDKQQAQQLQIAALPPEIESEHFFEGVEKLLEVWFDERATGDLRNITRNQWENLLRHVKCEIISFTQNEHIDAFLLSESSMFVSRRRWILKTCGTTTPLKCLEQLLKLAQVEGYTVITDIFYSRKNFTRPEVQNSPHKGFYEEVTYLDSIFPEGRSYCLGSINQECWYLYTFSQPEKEGEEEEEEDEVKPNQKLQQLQLQQPADFGDPDQTIEILMQQLDNDVMALFTKDKFATGQEVTQSSGIDLLLPQMHIDDFLFDPCGYSMNGINDKGEYMTIHITPEEKFSYVSFESNVALDNYTRLISQVIKTFKPGKFIVTIFANKSSLAYETMKELEIEYSTLSNWQRTDMQCCNFPSYNLLFAQYSRGKSS